Below is a genomic region from Streptomyces sp. NBC_00461.
GGGCGGGGGAATCAGGTCGGCCGCCGGTATGCACACGTACATGCGTCCCGCCGCGACCAGCGCACCGTAGATCGCCCTCAGCACGCGCACTGTCGTCGTCCTCCTCGCCCTCCTCATCGCTGACGGCCCTTCATGAGGTCCTCGCCGCGGCCAGACGCGGGGTGGAAACGGCGGGCGTGTCCTCCCGGCCGACGTCCGCGGAGCCGCTCCACGTCCACAGGCCGGACAGCGCGACCAGGTCGGGGACGTGTCCCTCGGTCCACAGCCTGGCCGCCGCGGTCAGCACCGACTGGCGGTCGGCCTCCGCCGTGCCCGGGCGGCCCGGGAGCAGCGGTATCGCGGCGCTGGCGCCCAGCCGGACCGCACGGTGCCGGCGGGCGAAGGCGGTGAGCGTCTGCCGCGGGCCCGCCTCGATCAGCAGCATGTCGTCGGCGGCGAGCAACGACTCCAGGGCCTGCTTGAAATACACCGTGTCCGTGATCTGGCGGGCCCAGAAGCGGGGGCTGAGCGCCTCGTCGGGGCCCAGCAGTTCCCCCGTGTATCCGGAGTAGAGCGGCAGCGTCGGCTGCCGCAGCGGAATGTCGCGGTACGCGGCCTCCACGGCCTCGGACGCGGGGGCCATGGCGGGGGAGTGGAAGGGGCTGGTGGCCGGCACGGTGACGACGGTCAGACCGTCGGCCCGCAGCCGCTCGGCGATCTCGGCGAGCGGTTCGGCGGAACCCGCCAGCATGGTCTGCTGGTTGGCGTTCACCGCGGCGATCGCCACGTCGTCGCGGAGGTAGGGGCGCAGCCGCCGTTCGTCCGCGGCGACCGCGAGCATGCCGCCCGCCGGGATCTTCACGGCCTGGCGGACACGTTCGAGGACCATGGCGACGGCGTCCGGCAGGGCGACGGCACCGGCGATGGTCGCGGCGACGAGTTCACCCGCGCTGTGGCCCAGCACCGCGGTGGGCCGCACCCCCCATCCGATCACCATGCGGCCGAGGGCGTAGTCGACCGCGAAGAGCAGCGGCTGGGCCCGGCGTACGTCGTCGACGGGGATCAGGGGGCGGCCCCGGGTGAGCCAGTCCGCGCGGATCCGAGGGCCTTCGTCGCCCATGTGGGACAGGGCCGCGTCGAAGGCGGCGGTGAACACCGGCTCCCGCCCGTACAGGCCGGCTGCCATGGCGTGGTGCTGGGAGCCCTGTCCCGGGAAGAGCAGGGCGACGGACCTGGGTGTGCGTACGGTGACGGGCTTGGCCTTGTGCACCGCGGAGGCGGACAGCGCGGCGACCGTGACCACGGCGCCGCGCACCGGGCCGGGTGCGGAGCCGCACGGCACCATGGTGGGCAGTGCCGGGAACCCCTCGTGGTGCAGGCCCGAGAGCAGCGGCAGCAGTTCGCCGCGCACCCGCTGTTCGTCCCGCTCGTCCCGGCCCGACCACAGCAGCAGCCGGTGGTGTGCCGGATCGGTGGCGCGGTGACCGTGCCGCAGGGCCTTCAGCGGCGGTGACGCGTCGGGATCGGCCGGGCCGGCGAGATCGAGCACGCCGATGACGGTGTCGCCGTCGGCCACGGCCTCCGCGGCCCGCCTGAGCGCGTACACGGTGATGGTCCCGGGCTCGGGCTCGTCGAACCCGGCGACGAGTGCGAAGTCCGCGATGCCGCTGTGGAGTTCCTCGTGCGCGAGGCGCAGGGCGCGGCCCGGTGCCGATGCCGTCCGCACCGCGAAGCCTTCGTGCTCGGGGGCGAGCCCCGGGTCCGGGGCGTGCGCACCGACGTACACGACCGTCCGTACGGGCAGGTCACGCGGGGCGCGGCCGAAGGCGCGCAGCACCGCGGAGACCGCGGCGGCCGACGCCGGCACGGGCGCCCTGTCCTCTCCGGCGGGCCCCGGACAGACCATCAGCCTCCGGATCACCGCGCTGTCAGCTGTCAGCGGCATGGATACCTCCTCGTGGGCCGCGAGCCGCGGCCGGTGGGGCCAGGTCCCGTAGGAACCAGGGGGAGTGGGGGGACCAGTGGGGGCAGGGAAGGGGGCCGGTGGGCCGGGAGGAGAGGGCGGGCCGCCCCCGCGGCGGGGGATCCGGAATCGGGGCGGCCCGCCGGCCGGCTCAGGCCGCGGTGCCCTGGCCGGAGTTGATGAGCTCAAGCAGCGCGCGCGGCGTCTCGGCGTCGACGATCGCGTCGTCGGGGACGCTGATGCCGTAGGTGCGCTGTATCTCGCCGATGACCTGCAGCAGAGCGAGCGAGTCGTAGCCCAGCTCAAGGAAGGGGGTGTCGAGGACGTCGCCGTCCAGGTCGATGCCCTCCTCCTCGCCGGCACTCTCGCGCAGCATCCGGGTCAGGTCGGCCAGGGTGACGGTCGTGGTCGTGGTGGTGGTCACGGTGGGTCCTCCGTTGGGTGATGTGAGTGGTGCCTGACTCAGGTGGCGGGAGTGGTGGCCACACAGCGGTGGCCACACAGCGGTGGTCATGGGGTCGTGGTCATGCGGTGCGGCGTACGACGAGCGCCGCGTTGAAGCCGCCGTGGCCCCGCGCGAGCACCAGAGCACTGCGCAGGTCCGCCTCCCGAGGAGCCCCGGTGACCAGGTCGATCGCGTAGTCCGGGGCGGCCTCGACGACGTGGGCGGTGGGCGGGATCACCCCGTCGCGCAGGGCGAGCAGGGCGGTGGCCGCGTCGAGGGCGGCGCCGCCGGCGAGCAGCCGCCCGGTCATCGACTTGGGGGCGGTCACCGGCACGGCGCGCGGACCGAACACGGCCGCCAGGGCCTCGGCCTCGGCCCGGTCCAGGTCCGGGACACCGGCCGCGTCGGCGAAGACGACGTCGATGTCGGCGGGGGTGAGCCCCGCGTCGGCGACGGCGGTGCGGGCGGCCCTGGCCAGGCCAGGCGGGCGGCCCGAACCGGGAGCCGGGTCGAGGGTGGCGGCGTACCCGGCGATCTCACCGTAGACATGGGAGGCGCCGCGCTTGCGGGCGGCCGCCAGGTCCTCGGCGACCAGGATCGCCCCGCCCTCGCCCGGTACGTATCCGCTCGCCTCGGTGGAGAAGGGCAGGAAGGCGCGGGCCGGGTCCGGCTCGGTGCTCATCAGGCCGGAGGCGAGTTGCGGCACCCAGCCCCAGGGGCAGATGCCCGCGTCGACGCCCCCGGAGACCACCGCCTGGAACCCACGGCGGACATGGCGGCGGGCCTGGCCGATCGCGTCGATGCCTCCGGCCTGTTCGGTGAGCAGCACGCCGCTCGGGCCGCGCAGCTTGTGCCGGATGGAGATCTGGCCGGTGTTGACGGCGTAGAACCAGGCGAAGGACTGGTACGCGCTGACGTGCTCCTTGCCCTTGCTCCACAGGTTCTGCAGCTCGCGCTGGCCGAACTCGACGGCGCCGCCGGACGCCGAGGTGACCACGCCCATGCCGTACTCGGACAGTTCGCCGGTGTCGAGGCCGGCGTCCTCCAGGGCCCATTCCGCGGCGGCCAGGGCGAGCCGGGTCATGTGGTCGGTCTGCGGCATGAGCCGGCTGGGGATGTGCTCCTCGGCGACGAACCCCGGCACCTCGCCGGCCAGCCCGGCCGGATACCGCGAGGCGTCGAAGCGGGTGACCGGGCCGATGCCCGACTCGCCGGCCAGTGTCGCCTTCCAGTAGTCCTCGGTGCCCAGGCCGTTGGGCGCGACGACGCCGAGTCCGGTCACCACGGTGGACGTGGTCATGCGATGCTCCTCTCCGGTCGCGCGAGGACCATCGCGCTCTGGAACCCGCCGAAGCCGCTGCCCACGCTGAGAACGACGTCCGGCTTCTTCTCCCGGGCGGTCAACGGGATGTAGTCGAGGTCGAGTTCGGGATCCGGTTCGTGCAGGTTCGCGGTGGGCGGCAGCACTCCGTGTTCCATGGCGAGGGCGCAGGCGGCGATCTCCAGCGAGCCGATCGCGCCGAGCGAGTGCCCGATCATCGACTTGATGGAGCTGACCGGGGTCCGGTACGCGTGCTCCCCGAGGCTGCGCTTGAACGCACCCGTCTCGTGGCGGTCGTTCATCTTGGTGCCCGAGCCGTGCGCGTTGATGTAGCCGATCGTGGTCGGATCCAGCCGGGCCTCGGTGAGGGCGGCGTCGATGGCCTCCGACATCTCCCGGCCGTCCGGCTTCAGCCCGGTCATGTGGAACGCGTTGCACCGCTGGGCGAAGCCCGCGATCTCGGCGTAGATGTGTGCGCCCCGGCGCCGCGCGCTCTCCAGCTCCTCCAGGACCAGGACGGCCGCACCCTCACCGAGCACCAGACCGCTGCGGGTCCGGTCGAACGGGCGGCAGGCGCTCTCGGGCGTGTCGTTGCGCGGGGTGGTGGCGTGGATGGCGTCGAAGCAGGCGGAGGTGATCGGGGAGATCGGGGCCTCGGTCGCGCCGGCGATCATCACGTCGCAGGTGCCCTCGCGGATCAGCTCCACCGCGTGGCCGAGCGAGTCCAGGCCCGACGTGCAGCCGGTGGAGACGACCGCCGCGGGTCCCTCCGCCCCCGCCGCCCGGCCCACTTCGGCGGCCATCGAGCTGGGTACGAAGTGCCGGTACAGCTCGGGGACCGCGTACTCGTGGTCGACGAGCCACTTGCTGCCGCCGTCGCTGACCACCGCGTACTCGCGTTCCAGGCTGGTGGTGCAGCCGACCGCGCTGCCCAGGGAGGTGCCGATCCGGCCCGGGTCGAGGGCCGAGGTGTCCAGGCCGCTGTCGGCGAGCGCCTCACGGGTGGAGACCACCGCGAACTGGGCGGCCCGGTCCAGGCGGCGGGCTTCCTGCTGGGAGAGCCCGGCGGCCAGCGGGTCGAAGTCGCACTCGGCGGCGACCCGGGAGCGGAACTGGGAGGGGTCGTAGAAGGAGATGGTGCGGGTGGCGGTACGGCCCGCGGTGAGCAGGTCCCAGTACTCCTTGACGCCGATCCCGCCAGGGGCCACGGCGCCCAGTCCGGTGATGGCAACTCGACGCATCATCTACCTCGCCTTCGACGGGGCGGGGTGCTTCGCGCACTCCCTGCCGGATGGAACTGTGCGGGGCACTGTCGATCCCTTCGTCCGGAGCACTGGGTGTGTTTCGGTGGCCGGGGCGCGCTGGGTGGGTTCTCGCCCCGGCCGACCGGCCCGAACGGCCGCCCGCTTGTGACAGGCCGCCGTATCCGGTAAGCCCATGGAACGTGCAGGTCCTCGACGGCCGCTCGTGTCCGCGTGGACCTGCGGCGACGGCCGCTCAGGTGGGGACGTTGCCATGCTTGCGAGCAGGTATTTCGGCCTTTTTTCCGCGCAGCATCGCCAGCGAGCGGATCAGCACGGAGCGGGTCTCGGCCGGCTCGATGACGTCGTCCACCAGGCCGCGTTCGGCGGCGTAGTAGGGGTGCATCAGCTCGGTGCGGTACTCCTTGATGCGCTGCGCCCGAACCGCTTCGGGATCGTCGGCCGCGTTGATCTCCCGGCGGAAGATGACGTTCGCGGCGCCCTCGGCGCCCATCACGGCGATCTCGTTGGTCGGCCAGGCGAAGGACAGGTCGCAGCCGATGGAGCGGGAGTCCATGACGATGTAGGCGCCGCCGTACGCCTTGCGCAGCACCACGGAGATCCGGGGCACGGTGGCGTTGCAGTACGCGTACAGCAGCTTCGCCCCGTGCCGGATGATCCCGTTGTGCTCCTGGTCGACGCCCGGCAGGAAGCCCGGTACGTCGACCAGGGTGACCAGCGGGATGTTGAACGCGTCGCAGGTGGAGACGAAGCGGGCGGCCTTCTCGCTGGCGTGGATGTCGAGCACGCCGGCGAGCACGGCGGGCTGGTTGGCGACGATGCCCACGGGGTGCCCGTCGAGGCGGGCGAGCGCGCACACCACGTTGCGTGCCCATGCCTCGTGGACCTCGAAGTACTCGCCGTCGTCGACGACTTCCCCGATGACGGCGCGGATGTCGTACGAGCGCCCCGGCTCGGCCGGCACGAGGTCGCACAGGGCGTCCGTGCGCCGGTCGGCGGGGTCGCCGGACGGCGCCGCGGGCGGCAACTCCCGGTTGTTGGACGGCAGCAGGGAGATCAGGAACCGTACGTCCTCAAGGCACTCGGTCTCGTCGTCGTACGCGAAGTGGCAGACACCGGAGACCGTCGAGTGCGGCTCGGCGCCGCCCAGGCCGTTGTGCGTGATCCTCTCGCCGGTGACCGCCTGGACCACGTCGGGTCCGGTGATGAACATCTGGGCGGTCTCGCGCACCATGAACACGAAGTCGGTGAGCGCGGGCGAGTAGGCGGCGCCCCCGGCGCACGGGCCGAGCATCACGCTGATCTGCGGGATGACCCCGGAGGCCGCCACGTTGCGGCAGAAGATCCCGCCGTAGCCGGCGAGCGCGGTGACGCCTTCCTGGATGCGGGCACCGGCGCCGTCGTTGAGCGACACCAGCGGCGCTCCGGCCGCCTGCGCGAGGTCCATCACCTTGTGCACCTTGGCGGCGTGGGCCTCACCGAGCGCTCCCGCGAACACCCGGAAGTCGTGGGCGTAGGCGAAGACGGTGCGGCCGTGGACCAGGCCCCAGCCGATGACCACGCCGTCGCCGTGCGGCTTCCTGTCCTCCAGGCCGAACCCGGTGGCGCGGTGCCTGCGCAGCGGTTCGATCTCGGTGAAGGTGCCCTCGTCGAAGAGGACCACCAGCCGTTCATGGGCGGTGAGTTTGTTCTTCGCGTGCTGTCGCCGGGTGGCCTCGGGATCGGGGCCGTGGCCCGCCTCCTCTTTGGTACGGCGCAGTTCCGCGGCGGCTCGCCGCAGGTCAGGGGCGACTGAGGGGACCGTGAGGTCGTCGAGGATCGTCATCGGCCGAACGTAGGACCGGCGACTCGAACGCGGGTCGAGACACCGCCGGGGCCGACCGGTTTCCGGGTCAGCCGGCGGCGGAGGAGGGCACCTGGCGGTGCACCTCCAGGTCCAGCTCGGGGTCCGCGGCGAGGATCGACTGGTGCAGCCGCCGCAGTCGGGACGAGGGTTCGATGCCGAGCTCCTCGACGAGCGAACCACGCAGCCGCTGGTAGGCCTCCAGGGCCCGCCACGCGTTGTTGGAGCGGTGCAGCGCCGTCATCAGATGGGCACAGAAGTTCTCGTGCATGGGGTGCCTGGCCACCAGGACGCGCAGTTCGGGCACGATCTCCGCGTGCCGGCCGAGATACAGGTCGGCCTCGATGCGCCGCTCCAGGGCCGCCATCCGGTCCTCCTCGAGCCGCAGGGACTCCAGTTCGAGCACACTGCCCAGGCGTACGTCCACCAGGGCGGGCCCCTGCCACAAGGCCAGGGCCCTGCGCAGGAGTTCGGCGGCGGTGCGGTGGTCGCCCGCCTCGTGCGCGTCGCGCCCGGAGGCACACAGCTGCTCGAATTCCTGTACGTCGATCTGTCCCGGCTGCACCTCAAGGAGGTAGCCCCCGTGCTGGGTGACGAGGATGTCCTTGGGCCGGCGGGTCGCGTCGCCCTCCAGAGCGGCCGCGATCTTGCGCCGCAGCTGCAGGATGTACGTCTGCAGGGTGGTGGCGGCGCTGCGCGGTATGTCCTCGCCCCAGATCTCCTCCATCAGCGTCGGCACGGTGACGACGCGTCCGGTCTGCAGGGCGAGCAGGGCGAGAATCTGCCGCGGTTTCGCGGCGGTCGGCACCACCGACACTCCGTTCAGTTCGGCCGTGAGTCGCCCCAGTATCTTGATGTCCATGTGATCACTCTCCCGTCTCGCACGGGCGGTGCACGCCCCCGTGTCGCCTGGGCGGTGCCGTCGGCCGCGGGCCGCGGTCGTTGCCTCCCGAGCATGCCAAGAGCCTGGCAGGAGCCGGGTTCCAGCCACAGTGCGCGACTCATGAAGAGGCCTATGAAAATGTCATAGCGCGATGGTGAGCCCGGCACTGTGCGCCTTCGAAGAGCGCCCTCCAGAATTCGGTGTCGCGGGATACGCCGAACGAATTCCCGATTCGCAGCGCCTCTCAACACACTCAGGACTCTGGAGGGTTCCATGAGCACGTTGATCATGCCCGCCCCGGCCCGTCGGGCCCATGCGACCTCGCAGGACCACCGCATCGCACTCCTCACGGCCCGTGCGGGACTCGAACCGGAACTGGCCGCGCGCTACCTCGCCGACCCGGTGTCGGTCCTCGCGGAGTTCGGGGTCGTGGCGGCGGAGCCGGTGTACCTGGCGGCAGCCGTAGGGGAAACGTTCGTGCTGGAGGACCTGGACCGGCCGGACACGTCCATCAGCTACGACAGCTGGTTCACCGGACAGGAGCACTCCGCCGCCGGCTCGGGGACTCCCGCCGCATGAGCGGATCCCCCATGCCCTCCGCGGCACGGCAGGTGGGGTTCAAGCCCCACCTGCGCGTCGAGGTCGTCGGCGGAGAGGCCGTGTATCTGCTGTCGGAGCGCGGTACGACCGCGCTGCACGGCCCGCACGTCGAGGCCCTCGCCCCGCTGCTCGACGGGACCCGGACCCTGGAGGCCGTCTTCCTGGAGGCCGCCGGCGTGGTCGACGCGCCGGCGGCGGGCCGGACGATCGCCGCCCTCGCGGAGGCCGAACTCATCGGCTACCGCGCCCCGTCGACGGATGCCGCCGCGGAGGCCTACTGGGAACTCGCGGGCCTGAGCGGGGCGGGCGCCCAGGCGGCGCTGGGCAGCACCCCGGTGCAGGTCCTCGTGCTGGGCCGGACGGACCCCGGCCCCGTCCACCAGGAGTGCCGCGCCTCCGGCCTGACCCTGGCCGACGAGGAGACGTCCGCCGCGTTCACGCTGGTCGTGTGCGACGACTACCTCGACCCGGCACTGGCCGACGTGGACGCACGGCACCGGGCCGAGGGCCGGCCCTGGCTGCTCGCCAGGCCGTGCGGCGTCGAGGCCTGGGTGGGCCCGGTGTTCGGCACCCCCGAGCGGGCCTGCTGGTCCTGCCTGGCACACCGGCTGCGCGGACACCGCGCCACGCAGGCGCCGGTCCAGCGGGTGCTCGGACTGCCGGGACCGGTGCCGCTGCCGCGCGCCTACCTGGCGTCCGTACGGGCGCTGGGACTGCAGAGCGCCGTCCTGGAGGCGATGAAGTGGGTCGCCGGGATGCGCCATGACGAGCAGAGCGCCCTGTGCACTCTGGACACCCGCACCCTGCGCACCCGCCACCACCCGGTGACCCGGCGCCCCCAGTGCCCCGAGTGCGGCGATCCCGGTCTGGTGGCGGCGAGCGTGCGGCGCCCGGTGACCTTCGCCTCCCGCCCGAAATCGGCCACGGCCGGCGGCGGCCACAGGGCCCTGTCGCCCGACGCCGTGCTCACCCGCTACCGGCATCTCGTCGATCCGCTCACCGGTGTGGTGCCCGAGGTACGGCCCGCCTCCGGCACTCCCGACGGCCTCAACCGCTATGTCTCCGGGCGCAATCACGCC
It encodes:
- a CDS encoding ketosynthase chain-length factor; translated protein: MTTSTVVTGLGVVAPNGLGTEDYWKATLAGESGIGPVTRFDASRYPAGLAGEVPGFVAEEHIPSRLMPQTDHMTRLALAAAEWALEDAGLDTGELSEYGMGVVTSASGGAVEFGQRELQNLWSKGKEHVSAYQSFAWFYAVNTGQISIRHKLRGPSGVLLTEQAGGIDAIGQARRHVRRGFQAVVSGGVDAGICPWGWVPQLASGLMSTEPDPARAFLPFSTEASGYVPGEGGAILVAEDLAAARKRGASHVYGEIAGYAATLDPAPGSGRPPGLARAARTAVADAGLTPADIDVVFADAAGVPDLDRAEAEALAAVFGPRAVPVTAPKSMTGRLLAGGAALDAATALLALRDGVIPPTAHVVEAAPDYAIDLVTGAPREADLRSALVLARGHGGFNAALVVRRTA
- a CDS encoding AfsR/SARP family transcriptional regulator, with protein sequence MDIKILGRLTAELNGVSVVPTAAKPRQILALLALQTGRVVTVPTLMEEIWGEDIPRSAATTLQTYILQLRRKIAAALEGDATRRPKDILVTQHGGYLLEVQPGQIDVQEFEQLCASGRDAHEAGDHRTAAELLRRALALWQGPALVDVRLGSVLELESLRLEEDRMAALERRIEADLYLGRHAEIVPELRVLVARHPMHENFCAHLMTALHRSNNAWRALEAYQRLRGSLVEELGIEPSSRLRRLHQSILAADPELDLEVHRQVPSSAAG
- a CDS encoding acyltransferase domain-containing protein; amino-acid sequence: MPLTADSAVIRRLMVCPGPAGEDRAPVPASAAAVSAVLRAFGRAPRDLPVRTVVYVGAHAPDPGLAPEHEGFAVRTASAPGRALRLAHEELHSGIADFALVAGFDEPEPGTITVYALRRAAEAVADGDTVIGVLDLAGPADPDASPPLKALRHGHRATDPAHHRLLLWSGRDERDEQRVRGELLPLLSGLHHEGFPALPTMVPCGSAPGPVRGAVVTVAALSASAVHKAKPVTVRTPRSVALLFPGQGSQHHAMAAGLYGREPVFTAAFDAALSHMGDEGPRIRADWLTRGRPLIPVDDVRRAQPLLFAVDYALGRMVIGWGVRPTAVLGHSAGELVAATIAGAVALPDAVAMVLERVRQAVKIPAGGMLAVAADERRLRPYLRDDVAIAAVNANQQTMLAGSAEPLAEIAERLRADGLTVVTVPATSPFHSPAMAPASEAVEAAYRDIPLRQPTLPLYSGYTGELLGPDEALSPRFWARQITDTVYFKQALESLLAADDMLLIEAGPRQTLTAFARRHRAVRLGASAAIPLLPGRPGTAEADRQSVLTAAARLWTEGHVPDLVALSGLWTWSGSADVGREDTPAVSTPRLAAARTS
- a CDS encoding beta-ketoacyl-[acyl-carrier-protein] synthase family protein, encoding MRRVAITGLGAVAPGGIGVKEYWDLLTAGRTATRTISFYDPSQFRSRVAAECDFDPLAAGLSQQEARRLDRAAQFAVVSTREALADSGLDTSALDPGRIGTSLGSAVGCTTSLEREYAVVSDGGSKWLVDHEYAVPELYRHFVPSSMAAEVGRAAGAEGPAAVVSTGCTSGLDSLGHAVELIREGTCDVMIAGATEAPISPITSACFDAIHATTPRNDTPESACRPFDRTRSGLVLGEGAAVLVLEELESARRRGAHIYAEIAGFAQRCNAFHMTGLKPDGREMSEAIDAALTEARLDPTTIGYINAHGSGTKMNDRHETGAFKRSLGEHAYRTPVSSIKSMIGHSLGAIGSLEIAACALAMEHGVLPPTANLHEPDPELDLDYIPLTAREKKPDVVLSVGSGFGGFQSAMVLARPERSIA
- a CDS encoding acyl carrier protein, whose amino-acid sequence is MLRESAGEEEGIDLDGDVLDTPFLELGYDSLALLQVIGEIQRTYGISVPDDAIVDAETPRALLELINSGQGTAA
- a CDS encoding acyl-CoA carboxylase subunit beta, whose product is MTILDDLTVPSVAPDLRRAAAELRRTKEEAGHGPDPEATRRQHAKNKLTAHERLVVLFDEGTFTEIEPLRRHRATGFGLEDRKPHGDGVVIGWGLVHGRTVFAYAHDFRVFAGALGEAHAAKVHKVMDLAQAAGAPLVSLNDGAGARIQEGVTALAGYGGIFCRNVAASGVIPQISVMLGPCAGGAAYSPALTDFVFMVRETAQMFITGPDVVQAVTGERITHNGLGGAEPHSTVSGVCHFAYDDETECLEDVRFLISLLPSNNRELPPAAPSGDPADRRTDALCDLVPAEPGRSYDIRAVIGEVVDDGEYFEVHEAWARNVVCALARLDGHPVGIVANQPAVLAGVLDIHASEKAARFVSTCDAFNIPLVTLVDVPGFLPGVDQEHNGIIRHGAKLLYAYCNATVPRISVVLRKAYGGAYIVMDSRSIGCDLSFAWPTNEIAVMGAEGAANVIFRREINAADDPEAVRAQRIKEYRTELMHPYYAAERGLVDDVIEPAETRSVLIRSLAMLRGKKAEIPARKHGNVPT